The DNA region CATATAACTCGAACTTGTGGCCTAAGTCAGAAGTTCAGGGTGTTACGGTCAGAAACACGCGTTTTATCGACAGGTGTACTTGTTGACAGAAACATTTTTCAACGAACACATTTTGGAAGTTCGTTATAATTCGAACTTGTGGCCTAAAGGGTCAAAAGTGAGGATGTCATCACTAGAAACGCACATTTTTTCCAGAGGAACGTTCTCAATGTCTGAAAGCAGTTTTCGGACGGAAGTCCATCTAAAAACGTGTGTTTCTAGTAGTCTTCCCCTGTCTCCATACTTAACATGAATATGATTTCTTAGTGATTTTATGTTTGTAATTATAATGATTTTTAGGCCTTTCTCAAAGCATGGAATGATGCTTGTCAATGGAAAGGAAGGAGCAAGGTATTGATCCCAAAAGGAACCTACGTGTTGAACTCATTGACATTTCAGGGACCATGCAAGGGTTCAACGACAATTTTAATAAAAGGGGTTCTTAAGGCACCCACAGATCCTTCATTGTTCAATCCAAATACATGGATAGGATTTCTTTATGTGAGTGGACTTGTGGTTAAAGGTGGTGGCTATTTGGATGGACAAGGTGCTTCTGCTTGGCCATATAATGATTGTTCCAAGAATTCTCATTGCATGTCTCTTCCTGCTGTAAGTCTATTGCCAAAATTTTCAGTTTTTTCCTTAATTTGACTATGAGGTGAAATATAGTATTATTCCTTCTCTATCTAGTATACTTATTGATCTTTTAAGAAGATGTGGAAATATTACAGATGGTATAACTTAGGTAAAGACTCATCAACACTCGATGTTTGCATCAAACTAAATAATTTATTGTTTGCAGTTAAAAATTAAGATAAGaataatatcacatcacaatTGTAAAGTTATAAATATGGACATTTTCCTCACTTTTATTGGTTTGATGTAAACCATAGGTACATATGTCATGAAATAAAGCTTAATTAAGCAAGTTGAAATCATTAATCATATTCCTTTTTCTTCATATATCTCTTTCCTTTGTTAGAACGAAAGATCCTCTAACATTAGACGAGATCCCAAATAGTTTGTGATATTCACCACTTCTACTACTTATATACTGTAGCTAGTGATTTGATTTTATTGTGAGAAATTTGAGAATACTTAAGTAAGTACATATCTTTTTACAGTATCTAAAATTTCCAAGTCATATACTTCTTTTTCTAATTTTACTCTTATCTTTTTGCTAATCTACGTTCCAACATCGTATGATGATTATCTTCTCTGATATGGTTGAAGAGTTTCCTTCAGTTTTCGTGgacttactttttttttaattttaaatatacAAAACCAGACAATGAGATTCGACTTCGTGACAAATTCAGAAATCCATCATGTGAAATCAATCAACAGCAAGAATACCCACTTCAACCTCTTTGCATGCAACAACATAAACATGACATACCTAAGTATATCAGCCCCTGCAAATAGCCCCAACACTGATGGCATCAAAATCGGAAAATCAACAAACATCAAGATTTCAAGAACCATTATTCAGACCGGCGATGACTGCATCTCCATGGTTTCAGGCAGCCGAAACATCGACATTTCCGACGTTACGTGTGGGCCAGGCCATGGCATTAGCATTGGTAGCCTAGGAAAGTCCCCTGGAGAGTTTGTAGAGGGAATAAACGTGAGGAA from Lycium barbarum isolate Lr01 chromosome 10, ASM1917538v2, whole genome shotgun sequence includes:
- the LOC132615599 gene encoding exopolygalacturonase-like gives rise to the protein MTSKFALGVIGVCLLIFSTMAKAQDSQYYGSSSKVFNVMSYGAVADDKTDNSQAFLKAWNDACQWKGRSKVLIPKGTYVLNSLTFQGPCKGSTTILIKGVLKAPTDPSLFNPNTWIGFLYVSGLVVKGGGYLDGQGASAWPYNDCSKNSHCMSLPATMRFDFVTNSEIHHVKSINSKNTHFNLFACNNINMTYLSISAPANSPNTDGIKIGKSTNIKISRTIIQTGDDCISMVSGSRNIDISDVTCGPGHGISIGSLGKSPGEFVEGINVRNVTFIETQNGVRIKTWAPSLSSVASNIFFSDIHMQNVNNPIFIDQQYCPHTTCSSGKPSSQVEIKNVKFRRIWGTSSSKVAISLKCSALVPCKNVELEDINLAYHGHHGSGSATSSCSNVIGVSHGTQFPPNCIN